One stretch of Novosphingobium pentaromativorans US6-1 DNA includes these proteins:
- a CDS encoding LysM peptidoglycan-binding domain-containing protein, translating into MKPPLLLAAAAVLPGLVLTPSHASAANAAQETVHVVEPGETLNGIANRAGVDAAAIVRANNLEAPFIVRAGQELEIPRGGAGVSAGTGVSTRSGTYEVTFGETLFGVANRTGTSASAIASANGLEPPYVLRIGQKLTIPGKSQDATAVRTASRVIPARGDTASATAPEEETVHLVTPGETLGGIAQRAKVARILIAEANGLEPPYVVKVGQKLQIPRTRRHTVQAGDTGFAISYKYAVPWDQIATANGLDPDAPVKPGQNLLIPTLLNPQKNGAPQPATPAATPAPATPAASKSRFLWPVSGPIRRDFSSGANYHDGLDITAAKGTMVRAAAAGTVKFAGKEKEQFGNLVVIDHGDGWFTAYGFLSRITVKDGARVAAGERIGLVGDTGLAKGDELHFEVRRDGKPVDPLDELPKSP; encoded by the coding sequence ATGAAGCCGCCTCTCCTGCTTGCCGCCGCAGCCGTGCTGCCGGGACTGGTGCTGACGCCCTCCCACGCTAGCGCCGCCAATGCCGCTCAGGAAACCGTCCATGTGGTGGAGCCGGGCGAAACCCTGAACGGGATCGCCAACCGGGCCGGCGTGGATGCAGCCGCCATTGTCCGGGCGAATAACCTGGAAGCGCCGTTCATCGTTCGCGCCGGTCAGGAACTGGAGATCCCGCGCGGCGGCGCAGGCGTCAGTGCAGGCACAGGCGTCAGCACACGCAGCGGCACCTACGAGGTCACCTTCGGCGAAACCCTGTTCGGCGTTGCCAATCGCACCGGCACATCTGCCAGCGCGATAGCCAGCGCCAACGGTCTCGAGCCGCCTTATGTGCTGCGTATCGGCCAGAAGCTGACCATTCCCGGCAAGTCGCAGGACGCCACTGCCGTCAGGACCGCATCGCGGGTGATCCCCGCGCGCGGCGATACGGCCTCAGCAACCGCTCCCGAGGAAGAGACAGTCCATCTCGTCACTCCCGGGGAGACGCTCGGCGGGATAGCCCAGCGCGCCAAGGTCGCCCGTATCCTGATCGCCGAAGCCAATGGGCTGGAGCCGCCCTACGTGGTCAAGGTCGGCCAGAAGCTGCAGATCCCGCGAACCCGGCGCCACACCGTGCAGGCGGGCGATACCGGCTTTGCGATTTCCTACAAGTACGCGGTTCCCTGGGACCAGATCGCCACCGCCAACGGCCTCGATCCGGACGCACCGGTCAAGCCGGGGCAGAACCTGCTGATCCCGACGCTGCTCAATCCGCAGAAAAACGGGGCCCCGCAGCCCGCCACACCGGCCGCGACGCCGGCCCCTGCCACGCCTGCGGCAAGCAAGTCACGCTTCCTCTGGCCGGTCTCCGGACCGATCCGGCGCGATTTCAGCAGCGGCGCGAACTACCACGACGGCCTCGACATTACGGCGGCCAAGGGCACCATGGTGCGGGCAGCGGCAGCGGGCACGGTGAAGTTCGCGGGCAAGGAGAAAGAGCAGTTCGGCAATCTCGTCGTGATCGACCACGGCGATGGCTGGTTCACCGCCTACGGCTTCCTCAGCCGCATCACGGTGAAGGACGGCGCCAGGGTCGCCGCGGGCGAGCGAATCGGCCTCGTGGGGGACACAGGTCTCGCCAAGGGAGACGAGCTGCACTTCGAAGTACGCCGCGACGGCAAGCCGGTAGACCCGCTGGACGAACTGCCCAAGTCACCCTAA